The Alicyclobacillus macrosporangiidus CPP55 genome segment GCTGGACTGCGTGACGACCGCCTTGTTGACGGACACGAACGCCCGTCCGCCGCGCGCCCGAAGCCGCTCGTTCAGCCGCAGGGCGGTCGCTTCGAGATCATCTTTCGCCTTGCCGATGGTCCCGTCCCGGTAGATGGCGCGCGTCAGGTCGGGACCGATGTACGAGTAGGCCACGGTGGTGGCCCCGTCCGCCAAGACGCCCGCTTCCTCCAGGGCGTCCATCCACATCTGCCAGTCCTCCCCGCCCATGACGGCGATGGTGTCGCGGATCTCCTCTTCGGTGGCCGGCTGGACCGTGACCTCGGTGACCTTGCCGGTGTGCACGTCCACCGTCTTGCTCGTGAAGGGCTGGCCGATGGTTTTCAGGACCGAGGAGAAGGTCTCCCCCGTGCGCGGATGGCGGCGGCGCGGGGAGGCCAGGCTGTAGACGACGAGATCGACCTGGCCGAAGTGGGTGCGGATGAGATCGATGACCTCGTGCTTCACTTCATCCGAGAAGGCGTCGCCGTTGACGGTCTTGGCGAAATGGCCGGCCCGGCGCGCCGCCTCCTCAAACGCCGCCGTGTTGTACCATCCGGCCGTCGCGGTGCGGTTGTCGGAGGCCGGTTTCTCGAAGCACACCCCGATGGTGTCGGCGCCGCAGGCGAAGGTGGCCGCGATCCGCGTCGCCAGTCCATAGCCGGTGGAGCAGCCGATGACGAGCGCCTTCTTGGGCCCGTCGACGCGCGGCTGCGATTGTATGTAGTCGATCTGCTCTTGCACGTGCGCGGCGCATCCCACCGGATGGGCCGTCGTGCAGATGAACCCTCTGACTTTCGGCTTGATGACCATATGTCCCCGTCCTTTCAAAGTGCGATGTCTCCCTCCAACACTTGGATCCCGGCGGCCCGCAAAGCGGCCACTGCTTCGTGCAATTGGCCTTCGTCCCGGCACTCCACCGTGTGCAGGTGAAACCCTTCGGTCAGCGACGACAGCAGGAGCGCCTTGGTCTCCGCGACGCGCTGCAGGAACAGGGCAACGTCCCGCCGGGAAGAAAGATGCAAGGCGCCCCGCAGCTCCCCGTAGACCGGGTGCTCTACCACCACGTCCACCACGTGAAGGCCGTGATCGACCATGGTGTACAGCTCCGTCTCCGTCAGCTCCGGCGGATGGCACACGGAGAGCACGAAGGAACGGCGCGCCGGTTCCCCGGGGCGCAGCCAGTATCCGCGCGGCGTCGACAGGATGGGCTCGCCGGCGGCGCGCAGGAGCGCGATGTCATGCACGACCACCTGCCGCGTCACCCCGCACAGGGCAGCCAACTGCGCCCCCGGGATGGGCTCGCGGCTGGCCCGAAGCGCTTCGAGCAGCACCTGTTGACGTTCCCCGCGCTCCCTCACCGCCACGGACATCCCTCCTGCTCACATCCGCTGCACCTCGCTGTCCCCATTTTAGAGAATCGCGAGGGAATTTCCCAGCAGGAAGGACAGCCGCGCGCCGATGCGGGCCTCGGGCTGCTCGGGCTACCCGTACTGTCCTCACTTGAGGCCGGACTGCAGGAAACTGTTGACGAACTGGCGCTGGAAGATCAGGAACAGCACCAACAGCGGCAGGATCACAATCCAAGTGCCAGCCGCGATCATCGACCACTGCGCCCCCGTCTCGCCCATCTGCGTCAACAAGGACAAGCCTACGGTGAGAGGCTGGGATTTCGGCGTGTTGGTGACCACCAGCGGCCAGAGAAAGTCGTTCCAGTGGATGCTGAGCGAGACCAGCGCGAACGCCGACAGAGCCGGCCGGGCCGCCGGCAGGTACACGTGCCACAGGACCTGCCACCAACGGGCACCATCCATCACCGCCGCCTCCTCGAGCTCCCGCGGGACCTGGCGGAATGTCTGCCGCATCCAGAACGTGCCCATCGCCGAGGCGACATACGGGAGCATCACGGCCACCTTGGTGTCGAGGAGTCCAAGCGACCGGACGGTCGTGTAGTTGGGACCAATGAGGGCGCTCGCCGGCACCATCAGCTGCAGGAGAAACAGCGTGAACAGAATGTTTTTTCCGCGAAACTCGAACCGGGCGAAGGCGAACCCGGCCAGGGTGATGAACACGCATTGGACCACCAGGATGCCGACGACGATCACAATGGTATTCAAGTAGTACGAAGCGAACGACGCGCTCTGCCAGGCCATGGCGAAATTTTGCAGCGAGGGCTGCAGGCCCGCGAACAGGGACGTCAGGGCGTCCGGGTCGTCGGGCGACTTGAAGGCCGTGAGTAACGTCCAAAACAGAGGAATGCACCAGAAGACCGCCACCACCAGGCCGACGAACTGCAGAGCCACTCGGCCGGCTCCCCGCATGGGACGCCCTCCTTTTACTGATAGTGTACGCGCCGGTCCACCCAATTCTGGAGCAGCGCACAAAGGATCAACAGGACAATCAAGATAGCCGAGAGCGCTGAGGCTTTACCGAAGTCGTTGAAGGTGAAGGCCTGTTGGTACACGTAGTACAACAGGGTTGCCGTGCTGTTGTTCGGCCCGCCCTGCGTCATGATGTACAGGTGATCCACCGTCTGAAATGCGTTGACGATGGCGATGGTCGTCACGAACAGGGTCGTTGGCATCAACAGCGGCAGGGTCAGGCTGAAGAACTTGCGGACGGCGCCGGCACCGTCGAGATCGGCCGCCTCGTACACGTCGGCCGGGAGATTCTGAAGGCCGGCGAGATAGAAAATCATGTAGAATCCGACCTGCTTCCAGATCATCGTGAGGATGACCGCCCACATGGCCGTGCCCGGCTGTCCGAGCCAGTTCACCTGGCCGAGCCCAAATCCGGCGAGCGCCTGGTCGATGAGCCCGTACTGCGGCGTATAGAGAAACAGCCAGATGGAGGCCGCGCTGACCATGGGCAGAACGACGGGGTGAAAGAACGCGGCCCGCAGCACCGGGGACAAGACCCCTGGTTGGTTGACGAGCAGCGCGAACAACCGGCCCAGCACCAGGCTGAGTGGCACGGTCCCGAGGATGAACCACCCGGTGTTGGCGAGCACCTGGCGAAACTCCGGATCCACCCACAGACTCTGGTAGATGGCGAAGCCGGCGAACTCCGGCTGTGGATGAGCGCTGTCGTTGTAAAACAGGCTGCCAGCCGCCGCCTTCAACATCGGCCAGAGCGTGAATACGGCCAGGAAGGCGGCCGAAGGCAATAACATCAGGTACGGCTGCAGCCGGATCCACCTCCGGCGTCCGGAGGGGGTGGAAGCCGGCACAGCGGGATCGGCAACGGCAGAAGCCATATACGTTCCTCGCCTTCAAGACCGAGCCGGGGGCGCGGTGCTCCGCGCCCCCGGTTCCCGGCAGAATGAAATGGTTGTCCGGATGGCGTCAGCTGGAATACTTGGACAAGAGTTGGTCGGCCTTCTGCTGCGCGTCCTTCAAAGCCTGTTCCGGCGTCTTCTTGCCGGTCAGGGCCTCCTGGCAGGCGGTCGACAGAATCTGCTGGACCTGCTGGCCCTCGTGCGTCGCCAGCTCTTTGTCGGCGTACTGAAGCTGATCCCGAGCCACCGCGCCCTGTGGCGTCTTGGCCAGATAGTCCTTCATCGCCTGCGTGTCGTACGCCTTCGGCGTCACGGCGATGTATCCGGTCTCCATCGACCACTTCGCGGCGTTGTCCGGCGAGGTCAGCCACTGCGCAAAGGTCAACGCCGCCTTCTCCTTCTCCGGCGTGGTCTTAAAGATGTACAGGTTGCCGCCGCCCGTCGGCGTCCCGAACTGCTCCTTCTTCGGCAAGAAGGCTACGCCGACGTTAAACTTGGCCTGCTGCAGGATGTTCGCGAGGCTGCCCGACGAATGGTAGATCATCGCCGCCTTGCCGGTGGTGAAGTCGGTCGGCGCCGTCGCCCAGTTGATCAGCCCCTTCGGCTCCACCTTGTACTTGTTCGGCAGATCCACGAAGAATTGCAGCGCCTCGACGACCTTCGGATCGTCGAAGTACACCTTGTTCGCCGCATCGCCCACGACATTCTTGCCGTTCTCAATCGCAAACGGTTGGAACTCCCAATAGGTCAGACCGCTGGTCGGAATCTCCAGGCCCCACTGGCTGCCGTCCGGCTTCGTGAGCTTCTGGGCGTCGGCGACCAGCTCGTCCCACGTCTGCGGTGGTTGGGAGATGCCCGCCTTCTGGAACAGGTCCTTGTTGTAATACAACACGAGTGTGCTGCGCTGGAATGGAATGGACCAGGTCTTGCCATCCGCCTGGGAATTCTTCATGAACGCCGGATAGAAACTCTGCAGCCAGTCGGTGGCGCCCGCCTGGCTGGCGAGATCGTCCACCGGGACGATGGCGCCCATATCTTTCAGCGTGAACAGGTCGGTGGACAGAAGCACCGCCACGTCCGGCGGCGAGCCCGCCTTGAACGCGGTCTGGACCTTCGTCATCGTGCTGGTGTAATCCCCGGTGAAGTTGGCCGTAACCTTGATATTCGGATGCGAGTCGTTGAACGCCTGCACCAGCGCCTGGACCTTCTGCGCGATGGGCCCGGAGACCGCGACCGGGAAGTCGAAGGTCAGATTTGTTACCGTACCGCCCCCCTGCGTTCCACCGCCCCCTGCGGTGTTTCCCGCCTGATTGGCCGGTGCCGTTGCGCCACCGCCGCAGCCGGCGAGCGCGACCACCGTTGCGGCCGACAGCGCTACCGCACGCCATGTTGCCCGTTTGATTCCCACGTTCTCTCCCCCTTGTGTTTCGTGCAGAGCCATACCG includes the following:
- the fabV gene encoding enoyl-ACP reductase FabV, with amino-acid sequence MVIKPKVRGFICTTAHPVGCAAHVQEQIDYIQSQPRVDGPKKALVIGCSTGYGLATRIAATFACGADTIGVCFEKPASDNRTATAGWYNTAAFEEAARRAGHFAKTVNGDAFSDEVKHEVIDLIRTHFGQVDLVVYSLASPRRRHPRTGETFSSVLKTIGQPFTSKTVDVHTGKVTEVTVQPATEEEIRDTIAVMGGEDWQMWMDALEEAGVLADGATTVAYSYIGPDLTRAIYRDGTIGKAKDDLEATALRLNERLRARGGRAFVSVNKAVVTQSSSAIPVVPLYISLLFKVMKEKGLHEDCIHQMYRLLAHRLYQGGEVPVDDQGRIRLDELELREDVQTAVMSGWEQVTTENLAQLTDIEGYRRDFLRLFGFEMDGVDYEADVNPDVAIG
- a CDS encoding transcription repressor NadR, with protein sequence MAVRERGERQQVLLEALRASREPIPGAQLAALCGVTRQVVVHDIALLRAAGEPILSTPRGYWLRPGEPARRSFVLSVCHPPELTETELYTMVDHGLHVVDVVVEHPVYGELRGALHLSSRRDVALFLQRVAETKALLLSSLTEGFHLHTVECRDEGQLHEAVAALRAAGIQVLEGDIAL
- a CDS encoding carbohydrate ABC transporter permease — encoded protein: MRGAGRVALQFVGLVVAVFWCIPLFWTLLTAFKSPDDPDALTSLFAGLQPSLQNFAMAWQSASFASYYLNTIVIVVGILVVQCVFITLAGFAFARFEFRGKNILFTLFLLQLMVPASALIGPNYTTVRSLGLLDTKVAVMLPYVASAMGTFWMRQTFRQVPRELEEAAVMDGARWWQVLWHVYLPAARPALSAFALVSLSIHWNDFLWPLVVTNTPKSQPLTVGLSLLTQMGETGAQWSMIAAGTWIVILPLLVLFLIFQRQFVNSFLQSGLK
- a CDS encoding carbohydrate ABC transporter permease codes for the protein MASAVADPAVPASTPSGRRRWIRLQPYLMLLPSAAFLAVFTLWPMLKAAAGSLFYNDSAHPQPEFAGFAIYQSLWVDPEFRQVLANTGWFILGTVPLSLVLGRLFALLVNQPGVLSPVLRAAFFHPVVLPMVSAASIWLFLYTPQYGLIDQALAGFGLGQVNWLGQPGTAMWAVILTMIWKQVGFYMIFYLAGLQNLPADVYEAADLDGAGAVRKFFSLTLPLLMPTTLFVTTIAIVNAFQTVDHLYIMTQGGPNNSTATLLYYVYQQAFTFNDFGKASALSAILIVLLILCALLQNWVDRRVHYQ
- a CDS encoding ABC transporter substrate-binding protein, with translation MGIKRATWRAVALSAATVVALAGCGGGATAPANQAGNTAGGGGTQGGGTVTNLTFDFPVAVSGPIAQKVQALVQAFNDSHPNIKVTANFTGDYTSTMTKVQTAFKAGSPPDVAVLLSTDLFTLKDMGAIVPVDDLASQAGATDWLQSFYPAFMKNSQADGKTWSIPFQRSTLVLYYNKDLFQKAGISQPPQTWDELVADAQKLTKPDGSQWGLEIPTSGLTYWEFQPFAIENGKNVVGDAANKVYFDDPKVVEALQFFVDLPNKYKVEPKGLINWATAPTDFTTGKAAMIYHSSGSLANILQQAKFNVGVAFLPKKEQFGTPTGGGNLYIFKTTPEKEKAALTFAQWLTSPDNAAKWSMETGYIAVTPKAYDTQAMKDYLAKTPQGAVARDQLQYADKELATHEGQQVQQILSTACQEALTGKKTPEQALKDAQQKADQLLSKYSS